In the Cydia fagiglandana chromosome 14, ilCydFagi1.1, whole genome shotgun sequence genome, one interval contains:
- the LOC134670800 gene encoding tryptophan 2,3-dioxygenase: MACPMRSVIDESAGQDGACLGNEAGMLYGEYLMLDKLLTAQRMLSAESSKTVHDEHLFIVTHQAYELWFKQIIFEVDSVRALLDVQGLDEGHTMEILKRLNRVVLILKLLVDQVMILETMTPLDFMDFRHYLRPASGFQSLQFRLLENKLGLKQALRVKYNQNYQSVFGDNPEAMEQLHKSEEEPALLALIERWLERTPGLDAHGFNFWGKFQATVDNMIKEDIAAAMEEPNEVVRHHRLQDAENRREIYRSIFDPSVHDALRSRGERRLSHKALQGAIMITFYRDEPRFSQPHQLLTLLMDMDSLITKWRYNHVIMVQRMIGSQQLGTGGSSGYQYLRSTLSDRYKVFLDLFNLSTFLLPRSLIPPLDDGMKRSLNLAWGEANGNGTEDQNGLEESFKSL, encoded by the exons ATGGCGTGCCCAATGAG GTCGGTGATCGACGAATCAGCGGGGCAAGATGGCGCTTGCCTCGGCAACGAAGCCGGTATGCTGTACGGCGAATATCTCATGCTGGACAAGCTGCTTACAGCCCAGAGGATGCTCAGCGCTGAGAGCTCGAAGACGGTACACGATGAGCACTTGTTCATCGTCACCCATCAAG CATACGAGCTCTGGTTCAAGCAGATCATCTTCGAGGTGGACTCGGTGCGAGCACTGCTGGACGTCCAAGGTCTGGATGAGGGGCACACCATGGAGATACTGAAGCGGCTCAACAGGGTCGTCCTCATTCTTAAG CTCCTGGTGGACCAGGTGATGATCCTGGAGACGATGACGCCGCTGGACTTCATGGACTTCAGGCACTACCTTCGGCCGGCTTCAGGGTTCCAGAGCCTGCAGTTCCGTCTTCTAGAGAACAAG CTTGGTCTGAAGCAAGCGCTACGCGTGAAATACAACCAGAACTACCAGTCTGTCTTCGGAGACAACCCTGAAGCCATGGAACAACTACACAA GTCTGAAGAAGAGCCAGCGCTCCTGGCGCTGATCGAGCGGTGGCTTGAACGCACGCCCGGTCTCGACGCCCACGGGTTCAACTTCTGGGGCAAGTTCCAAGCCACTGTGGACAACATGATTAAAGAGGACATCGCTGCTGCTATG GAAGAACCTAATGAGGTGGTCCGTCACCACCGCCTGCAGGACGCAGAGAACCGCCGCGAGATATATCGATCCATCTTCGATCCCTCCGTGCACGATGCTCTACGATCCCGGGGGGAGAGACG ACTGTCCCACAAAGCGCTACAAGGCGCCATCATGATCACGTTCTACCGCGACGAGCCTCGCTTCTCGCAGCCGCACCAGCTTCTGACTCTGCTGATGGACATGGACAGTCTTATCACCAAGTGGCGAT ACAACCACGTGATAATGGTACAGCGCATGATAGGGTCCCAGCAGCTTGGCACGGGCGGTTCTTCGGGCTACCAGTACCTTCGTTCCACGCTTAG CGACCGCTACAAAGTATTTCTGGACCTGTTCAACCTATCGACATTCCTACTGCCTCGCTCTCTCATCCCGCCCCTGGACGACGGCATGAAGCGCAGCCTCAACCTGGCCTGGGGAGAGGCCAATGGCAACGGAACCGAAGACCAGAACGGCCTTGAAGAATCCTTCAAGTCTTTATAG